A window from Sceloporus undulatus isolate JIND9_A2432 ecotype Alabama chromosome 8, SceUnd_v1.1, whole genome shotgun sequence encodes these proteins:
- the TERB1 gene encoding telomere repeats-binding bouquet formation protein 1 isoform X3, which produces MFLLQLFRTVLPVSEGNLLDKNMNQYHLWSSVCSALCACVNNPQNEDNQKTCSLIFPHAKDWLESSIKSEVIRPICSFIGLTVANNSKIQHFFVSIGGLAVLDKLLVKLTHKSFGNNSDTKLAVVVTKTMDACIADNTAIGVSLPNYNIVPSLLTLLSNNFLDSEEQFSIILTLGHCTESCEENQYTFIKNNGLAALIQALTESQDEELHKAATFVLQNCRKIMEKLSLQLNENSVTVDGDMGQLEVDMQSNERNLEDYWSEAKEILSRIKRFEKEHQEGKMKRQICDDIPQEVIPQTASKHLKANTSSGCFSKSMACTKAKQPLNSHQLNAAKFVNRSSKNELLKPTERHLTDTSFSQNEYSNSLLSSDKSRTDSISKIHMRTSVCEFGKSAVQARDFLFKQPDFVILNKTQQVQNTDPLCLSITSQRAGHTSVNPKIAELRNTSLNYNENLQMKQDAYPKKQTSKQKYSFKAQDQNERHSFRDENTEIDLSDIPATAIKNVKRRTRKDFTSEEITYLLDGVKKMGHHWNAILWAYPFQKGRTNVDLAKKYCKLQKNEDKNMYDIDRPDISYK; this is translated from the exons ATGTTTCTGCTGCAACTATTCAG AACAGTTCTTCCAGTATCCGAGGGAAATCTTCTGGACAAAAATATGAATCAATATCACCTGTGGTCTTCGGTGTGCAGTGCTCTCTGTGCTTGTGTCAATAATCCTCAGAATG AGGACAATCAGAAAACCTGCAGTTTAATTTTCCCACATGCAAAGGACTGGCTAGAAAGCTCTATAAAGTCTGAGGTCATTCGCCCAATATGTTCATTCATTGGGCTCACAGTTGCAAACAACT CAAAAATACAGCACTTTTTTGTTTCTATTGGTGGATTGGCTGTGTTGGATAAACTTCTTGTCAAACTGACTCATAAGTCATTTGGGAACAATTCAGACACAAAACTTGCAGTAGTGGTGActaaaaccatggatgcttgtatTGCTGATAACA CTGCAATTGGAGTCAGCTTGCCAAATTATAATATTGTGCCAAGTCTTCTGACTCTACTTTCTAACAACTTTTTGGATTCAGAAGAACAATTTAGTATTATACTTACCCTTGGACATTGTACAGAAAGCTGTG AGGAAAATCAATACACTTTCATTAAGAACAATGGCCTTGCAGCTCTGATTCAAGCACTAACTGAATCACAGGATGAAGAACTACATAAGGCTGCTACCTTTGTGCTACAAAATTGCAGAAAGATCA tgGAGAAGTTGTCACTGCAGTTAAATGAGAATTCAGTAACAGTAGATGGTGACATGGGACAATTGGAAGTAGATATGCAGAGCAACGAAAGGAATCTTGAAGACTACTGGAGTGAAGCAAAAGAAATCTTATCCAGAATCAAAAGGTTTGAAAAGGAACATCAAGAG GGAAAAATGAAAAGGCAAATATGTGATGATATTCCTCAAGAAGTGATTCCACAGACTGCATCAAAACATCTTAAAGCAAATACAAGCAGCGGATGCTTTAGTAAAAGCATGGCATgtacaaaagcaaaacaaccaCTAAATTCACATCAGCTGAATGCTGCTAAATTTGTAAATCGCTCTTCTAAGAATGAACTGTTAAAACCTACCGAAAGACATCTGACTGATACTTCATTCAGTCAAAATGAATACAGTAACAGCCTTCTTTCCTCTGATAAAAGTCGCACAGACAGCATAAGCAAAATCCACATGAGAACCTCTGTTTGTGAGTTTGGTAAATCTGCTGTTCAGGCAAG AGACTTCTTGTTTAAGCAACCAGATTTTGTAATCCTAAACAAGACTCAACAGGTACAAAACACAG ATCCACTATGTTTAAGCATTACTAGCCAGAGAGCAGGCCACACTTCTGTGAATCCTAAAATAGCAGAGCTAAG GAATACATCTCTAAACTATAATG aaaatcTTCAAATGAAACAGGATGCATACCctaagaaacaaacaagcaaacagaaatACAGCTTTAAAGCCCAGGATCAGAATGAAAGGCATTCTTTTCGAGATGAG AACACTGAAATTGATCTATCAGATATACCTGCGACAGCTATTAAAAATGTCAAACGGAGAACCAGGAAAGATTTTACATCAGAAGAAATAACATACCTTTTGGATGGTGTAAAGAAAATGGGTCATCACTGGAATGCCATTTTGTGGGCATATCCATTTCAGAAGGGAAGGACAAATGTTGATCTGGCTAAGAAGTACTGCAAATTACAG AAGAATGAAGACAAAAACATGTATGACATTGACAGACCTGATATATCATACAAATAG
- the TERB1 gene encoding telomere repeats-binding bouquet formation protein 1 isoform X2 — MFLLQLFRTVLPVSEGNLLDKNMNQYHLWSSVCSALCACVNNPQNEDNQKTCSLIFPHAKDWLESSIKSEVIRPICSFIGLTVANNSAIGVSLPNYNIVPSLLTLLSNNFLDSEEQFSIILTLGHCTESCEENQYTFIKNNGLAALIQALTESQDEELHKAATFVLQNCRKIMEKLSLQLNENSVTVDGDMGQLEVDMQSNERNLEDYWSEAKEILSRIKRFEKEHQEGKMKRQICDDIPQEVIPQTASKHLKANTSSGCFSKSMACTKAKQPLNSHQLNAAKFVNRSSKNELLKPTERHLTDTSFSQNEYSNSLLSSDKSRTDSISKIHMRTSVCEFGKSAVQARDFLFKQPDFVILNKTQQVQNTDPLCLSITSQRAGHTSVNPKIAELRCSGCQTIGLTLNSRNFSKILQTCQYLCEQHRIILGSEMEYKRKLKRFIISSRNTSLNYNENLQMKQDAYPKKQTSKQKYSFKAQDQNERHSFRDENTEIDLSDIPATAIKNVKRRTRKDFTSEEITYLLDGVKKMGHHWNAILWAYPFQKGRTNVDLAKKYCKLQKNEDKNMYDIDRPDISYK, encoded by the exons ATGTTTCTGCTGCAACTATTCAG AACAGTTCTTCCAGTATCCGAGGGAAATCTTCTGGACAAAAATATGAATCAATATCACCTGTGGTCTTCGGTGTGCAGTGCTCTCTGTGCTTGTGTCAATAATCCTCAGAATG AGGACAATCAGAAAACCTGCAGTTTAATTTTCCCACATGCAAAGGACTGGCTAGAAAGCTCTATAAAGTCTGAGGTCATTCGCCCAATATGTTCATTCATTGGGCTCACAGTTGCAAACAACT CTGCAATTGGAGTCAGCTTGCCAAATTATAATATTGTGCCAAGTCTTCTGACTCTACTTTCTAACAACTTTTTGGATTCAGAAGAACAATTTAGTATTATACTTACCCTTGGACATTGTACAGAAAGCTGTG AGGAAAATCAATACACTTTCATTAAGAACAATGGCCTTGCAGCTCTGATTCAAGCACTAACTGAATCACAGGATGAAGAACTACATAAGGCTGCTACCTTTGTGCTACAAAATTGCAGAAAGATCA tgGAGAAGTTGTCACTGCAGTTAAATGAGAATTCAGTAACAGTAGATGGTGACATGGGACAATTGGAAGTAGATATGCAGAGCAACGAAAGGAATCTTGAAGACTACTGGAGTGAAGCAAAAGAAATCTTATCCAGAATCAAAAGGTTTGAAAAGGAACATCAAGAG GGAAAAATGAAAAGGCAAATATGTGATGATATTCCTCAAGAAGTGATTCCACAGACTGCATCAAAACATCTTAAAGCAAATACAAGCAGCGGATGCTTTAGTAAAAGCATGGCATgtacaaaagcaaaacaaccaCTAAATTCACATCAGCTGAATGCTGCTAAATTTGTAAATCGCTCTTCTAAGAATGAACTGTTAAAACCTACCGAAAGACATCTGACTGATACTTCATTCAGTCAAAATGAATACAGTAACAGCCTTCTTTCCTCTGATAAAAGTCGCACAGACAGCATAAGCAAAATCCACATGAGAACCTCTGTTTGTGAGTTTGGTAAATCTGCTGTTCAGGCAAG AGACTTCTTGTTTAAGCAACCAGATTTTGTAATCCTAAACAAGACTCAACAGGTACAAAACACAG ATCCACTATGTTTAAGCATTACTAGCCAGAGAGCAGGCCACACTTCTGTGAATCCTAAAATAGCAGAGCTAAGGTGCTCAg gcTGTCAAACAATAGGACTTACCTTAAACAGTCGAAATTTTAGTAAGATTTTGCAGACTTGTCAATATCTATGTGAGCAGCATAGAATTATTCTAGGAAGTGAAATGGAATATAAAAGGAAGCTTAAAAGATTTATTATTTCTTCCAGGAATACATCTCTAAACTATAATG aaaatcTTCAAATGAAACAGGATGCATACCctaagaaacaaacaagcaaacagaaatACAGCTTTAAAGCCCAGGATCAGAATGAAAGGCATTCTTTTCGAGATGAG AACACTGAAATTGATCTATCAGATATACCTGCGACAGCTATTAAAAATGTCAAACGGAGAACCAGGAAAGATTTTACATCAGAAGAAATAACATACCTTTTGGATGGTGTAAAGAAAATGGGTCATCACTGGAATGCCATTTTGTGGGCATATCCATTTCAGAAGGGAAGGACAAATGTTGATCTGGCTAAGAAGTACTGCAAATTACAG AAGAATGAAGACAAAAACATGTATGACATTGACAGACCTGATATATCATACAAATAG
- the TERB1 gene encoding telomere repeats-binding bouquet formation protein 1 isoform X1: MFLLQLFRTVLPVSEGNLLDKNMNQYHLWSSVCSALCACVNNPQNEDNQKTCSLIFPHAKDWLESSIKSEVIRPICSFIGLTVANNSKIQHFFVSIGGLAVLDKLLVKLTHKSFGNNSDTKLAVVVTKTMDACIADNKENQYTFIKNNGLAALIQALTESQDEELHKAATFVLQNCRKIMEKLSLQLNENSVTVDGDMGQLEVDMQSNERNLEDYWSEAKEILSRIKRFEKEHQEGKMKRQICDDIPQEVIPQTASKHLKANTSSGCFSKSMACTKAKQPLNSHQLNAAKFVNRSSKNELLKPTERHLTDTSFSQNEYSNSLLSSDKSRTDSISKIHMRTSVCEFGKSAVQARDFLFKQPDFVILNKTQQVQNTDPLCLSITSQRAGHTSVNPKIAELRCSGCQTIGLTLNSRNFSKILQTCQYLCEQHRIILGSEMEYKRKLKRFIISSRNTSLNYNENLQMKQDAYPKKQTSKQKYSFKAQDQNERHSFRDENTEIDLSDIPATAIKNVKRRTRKDFTSEEITYLLDGVKKMGHHWNAILWAYPFQKGRTNVDLAKKYCKLQKNEDKNMYDIDRPDISYK, encoded by the exons ATGTTTCTGCTGCAACTATTCAG AACAGTTCTTCCAGTATCCGAGGGAAATCTTCTGGACAAAAATATGAATCAATATCACCTGTGGTCTTCGGTGTGCAGTGCTCTCTGTGCTTGTGTCAATAATCCTCAGAATG AGGACAATCAGAAAACCTGCAGTTTAATTTTCCCACATGCAAAGGACTGGCTAGAAAGCTCTATAAAGTCTGAGGTCATTCGCCCAATATGTTCATTCATTGGGCTCACAGTTGCAAACAACT CAAAAATACAGCACTTTTTTGTTTCTATTGGTGGATTGGCTGTGTTGGATAAACTTCTTGTCAAACTGACTCATAAGTCATTTGGGAACAATTCAGACACAAAACTTGCAGTAGTGGTGActaaaaccatggatgcttgtatTGCTGATAACA AGGAAAATCAATACACTTTCATTAAGAACAATGGCCTTGCAGCTCTGATTCAAGCACTAACTGAATCACAGGATGAAGAACTACATAAGGCTGCTACCTTTGTGCTACAAAATTGCAGAAAGATCA tgGAGAAGTTGTCACTGCAGTTAAATGAGAATTCAGTAACAGTAGATGGTGACATGGGACAATTGGAAGTAGATATGCAGAGCAACGAAAGGAATCTTGAAGACTACTGGAGTGAAGCAAAAGAAATCTTATCCAGAATCAAAAGGTTTGAAAAGGAACATCAAGAG GGAAAAATGAAAAGGCAAATATGTGATGATATTCCTCAAGAAGTGATTCCACAGACTGCATCAAAACATCTTAAAGCAAATACAAGCAGCGGATGCTTTAGTAAAAGCATGGCATgtacaaaagcaaaacaaccaCTAAATTCACATCAGCTGAATGCTGCTAAATTTGTAAATCGCTCTTCTAAGAATGAACTGTTAAAACCTACCGAAAGACATCTGACTGATACTTCATTCAGTCAAAATGAATACAGTAACAGCCTTCTTTCCTCTGATAAAAGTCGCACAGACAGCATAAGCAAAATCCACATGAGAACCTCTGTTTGTGAGTTTGGTAAATCTGCTGTTCAGGCAAG AGACTTCTTGTTTAAGCAACCAGATTTTGTAATCCTAAACAAGACTCAACAGGTACAAAACACAG ATCCACTATGTTTAAGCATTACTAGCCAGAGAGCAGGCCACACTTCTGTGAATCCTAAAATAGCAGAGCTAAGGTGCTCAg gcTGTCAAACAATAGGACTTACCTTAAACAGTCGAAATTTTAGTAAGATTTTGCAGACTTGTCAATATCTATGTGAGCAGCATAGAATTATTCTAGGAAGTGAAATGGAATATAAAAGGAAGCTTAAAAGATTTATTATTTCTTCCAGGAATACATCTCTAAACTATAATG aaaatcTTCAAATGAAACAGGATGCATACCctaagaaacaaacaagcaaacagaaatACAGCTTTAAAGCCCAGGATCAGAATGAAAGGCATTCTTTTCGAGATGAG AACACTGAAATTGATCTATCAGATATACCTGCGACAGCTATTAAAAATGTCAAACGGAGAACCAGGAAAGATTTTACATCAGAAGAAATAACATACCTTTTGGATGGTGTAAAGAAAATGGGTCATCACTGGAATGCCATTTTGTGGGCATATCCATTTCAGAAGGGAAGGACAAATGTTGATCTGGCTAAGAAGTACTGCAAATTACAG AAGAATGAAGACAAAAACATGTATGACATTGACAGACCTGATATATCATACAAATAG
- the TERB1 gene encoding telomere repeats-binding bouquet formation protein 1 isoform X4, producing MFLLQLFRTVLPVSEGNLLDKNMNQYHLWSSVCSALCACVNNPQNEDNQKTCSLIFPHAKDWLESSIKSEVIRPICSFIGLTVANNSKIQHFFVSIGGLAVLDKLLVKLTHKSFGNNSDTKLAVVVTKTMDACIADNTAIGVSLPNYNIVPSLLTLLSNNFLDSEEQFSIILTLGHCTESCEENQYTFIKNNGLAALIQALTESQDEELHKAATFVLQNCRKIMEKLSLQLNENSVTVDGDMGQLEVDMQSNERNLEDYWSEAKEILSRIKRFEKEHQEGKMKRQICDDIPQEVIPQTASKHLKANTSSGCFSKSMACTKAKQPLNSHQLNAAKFVNRSSKNELLKPTERHLTDTSFSQNEYSNSLLSSDKSRTDSISKIHMRTSVCEFGKSAVQARDFLFKQPDFVILNKTQQVQNTDPLCLSITSQRAGHTSVNPKIAELRCSENLQMKQDAYPKKQTSKQKYSFKAQDQNERHSFRDENTEIDLSDIPATAIKNVKRRTRKDFTSEEITYLLDGVKKMGHHWNAILWAYPFQKGRTNVDLAKKYCKLQKNEDKNMYDIDRPDISYK from the exons ATGTTTCTGCTGCAACTATTCAG AACAGTTCTTCCAGTATCCGAGGGAAATCTTCTGGACAAAAATATGAATCAATATCACCTGTGGTCTTCGGTGTGCAGTGCTCTCTGTGCTTGTGTCAATAATCCTCAGAATG AGGACAATCAGAAAACCTGCAGTTTAATTTTCCCACATGCAAAGGACTGGCTAGAAAGCTCTATAAAGTCTGAGGTCATTCGCCCAATATGTTCATTCATTGGGCTCACAGTTGCAAACAACT CAAAAATACAGCACTTTTTTGTTTCTATTGGTGGATTGGCTGTGTTGGATAAACTTCTTGTCAAACTGACTCATAAGTCATTTGGGAACAATTCAGACACAAAACTTGCAGTAGTGGTGActaaaaccatggatgcttgtatTGCTGATAACA CTGCAATTGGAGTCAGCTTGCCAAATTATAATATTGTGCCAAGTCTTCTGACTCTACTTTCTAACAACTTTTTGGATTCAGAAGAACAATTTAGTATTATACTTACCCTTGGACATTGTACAGAAAGCTGTG AGGAAAATCAATACACTTTCATTAAGAACAATGGCCTTGCAGCTCTGATTCAAGCACTAACTGAATCACAGGATGAAGAACTACATAAGGCTGCTACCTTTGTGCTACAAAATTGCAGAAAGATCA tgGAGAAGTTGTCACTGCAGTTAAATGAGAATTCAGTAACAGTAGATGGTGACATGGGACAATTGGAAGTAGATATGCAGAGCAACGAAAGGAATCTTGAAGACTACTGGAGTGAAGCAAAAGAAATCTTATCCAGAATCAAAAGGTTTGAAAAGGAACATCAAGAG GGAAAAATGAAAAGGCAAATATGTGATGATATTCCTCAAGAAGTGATTCCACAGACTGCATCAAAACATCTTAAAGCAAATACAAGCAGCGGATGCTTTAGTAAAAGCATGGCATgtacaaaagcaaaacaaccaCTAAATTCACATCAGCTGAATGCTGCTAAATTTGTAAATCGCTCTTCTAAGAATGAACTGTTAAAACCTACCGAAAGACATCTGACTGATACTTCATTCAGTCAAAATGAATACAGTAACAGCCTTCTTTCCTCTGATAAAAGTCGCACAGACAGCATAAGCAAAATCCACATGAGAACCTCTGTTTGTGAGTTTGGTAAATCTGCTGTTCAGGCAAG AGACTTCTTGTTTAAGCAACCAGATTTTGTAATCCTAAACAAGACTCAACAGGTACAAAACACAG ATCCACTATGTTTAAGCATTACTAGCCAGAGAGCAGGCCACACTTCTGTGAATCCTAAAATAGCAGAGCTAAGGTGCTCAg aaaatcTTCAAATGAAACAGGATGCATACCctaagaaacaaacaagcaaacagaaatACAGCTTTAAAGCCCAGGATCAGAATGAAAGGCATTCTTTTCGAGATGAG AACACTGAAATTGATCTATCAGATATACCTGCGACAGCTATTAAAAATGTCAAACGGAGAACCAGGAAAGATTTTACATCAGAAGAAATAACATACCTTTTGGATGGTGTAAAGAAAATGGGTCATCACTGGAATGCCATTTTGTGGGCATATCCATTTCAGAAGGGAAGGACAAATGTTGATCTGGCTAAGAAGTACTGCAAATTACAG AAGAATGAAGACAAAAACATGTATGACATTGACAGACCTGATATATCATACAAATAG